One Flavobacterium sp. 90 DNA segment encodes these proteins:
- a CDS encoding S8 family serine peptidase, which translates to MKKQITFLFFMITTISFSQSSEKWKQYLKKENERKSDRYYFTSLENAYHNKYKVIRKLDNTFCIVENKNLRSNLTSKKNISVNNLWKLSSNFSNHTDDKQYIIVTDNIKTLLTDLKSINVFDIKILNNHLIVINSDSRKITEDIITLSNVSSVSQEVLLPKGESKIVDQNFSVNAINKAKANFPLLTGENQIVSVKDDFFDVNDIDLLNKQIPSSTQSTIVSSHATAMATIVSGLGNSSVLGKGVVQKAKILSSDFLNIYPDEVATLQGVTTQNHSYGTEIENFYGSLANAYDSQLFSNPDLSHCFSSGNTGLQGYKSITGNFKQSKNSIVVGCIDQNEIIMPFSSKGPAYDGRIKPELVAFSTQGTSNSTALATGIITLMKQHYKATNNNSLTNVLTKAILINSAKDLGNPGPDFTYGYGNIDADKSLKTISENRIISGNLVTGQINSHTITVPENAKNLKITLVWNDLPAEINSNISLVNDLDIEVLSADNTAFLPWILNPDAPEQQAVRGKDKINNIEQVTIENPPSGSYTINVTGSYVSNTSQEYSIAYEYELKNQFEWNYPVMNDNFPYDGKTISPLKWNSSFSGISGQLSISYNDGQTWEIIANDINLANEQFTYTPTEQKFSKAKLKMTINNQDYISDSFTISYDLNINTSLVCDGTTEINWDKPADFSSFNIYQLTGDYLEFKEQTTNNNYTYNDGKIYTISPVFNNIEGIKSESTLQYAQNSNCYFELALAEVYEENNVKIDASLFSLYNIKRIELVKIVNNVENVISTMNDINSKTLSFLDATPVKGSNKYKINIILENNNVISSLILDANYLGDDLFFVHPTLLKKNEELSIEAKKEENAIFYLYNINGQNIITSPLLSKINNISLKNTASGIYIYKIITSSGEMKTGKIAVF; encoded by the coding sequence ATGAAGAAACAAATTACTTTTCTCTTTTTTATGATAACAACAATCAGCTTCTCACAGAGTTCTGAAAAATGGAAACAATACTTAAAAAAAGAAAACGAAAGAAAATCTGACAGATACTATTTTACATCTTTAGAAAATGCATATCACAACAAATACAAGGTTATAAGAAAATTGGACAATACTTTTTGTATTGTTGAAAATAAAAATTTAAGGTCTAATCTAACTTCAAAAAAAAATATTTCTGTCAATAATTTATGGAAATTGTCCTCAAATTTTTCAAATCATACCGATGACAAACAGTATATAATAGTAACGGATAATATCAAAACATTGCTTACTGATTTGAAATCAATAAACGTTTTTGATATTAAAATACTAAACAATCATCTTATAGTCATAAATAGTGATTCCCGAAAAATTACGGAAGACATTATAACTTTAAGCAATGTGTCTTCTGTTTCGCAAGAAGTGCTCCTTCCAAAAGGTGAGTCTAAGATCGTAGATCAAAATTTTAGTGTTAATGCTATAAATAAAGCCAAGGCTAATTTTCCTCTTTTAACTGGCGAAAATCAAATTGTATCTGTCAAAGATGATTTTTTTGATGTAAATGATATTGATCTATTAAATAAACAGATTCCTTCTTCAACACAATCTACTATTGTATCAAGTCATGCAACGGCAATGGCAACTATAGTTTCCGGACTAGGAAATAGTTCTGTATTAGGAAAAGGAGTTGTTCAAAAGGCAAAGATACTGTCATCTGACTTTTTAAATATCTATCCTGATGAAGTAGCAACTTTGCAAGGTGTTACTACTCAAAATCATTCTTACGGCACAGAAATTGAGAATTTTTATGGCTCACTTGCTAATGCTTATGATTCTCAATTATTTTCAAATCCTGATTTGTCTCATTGCTTTTCCTCAGGAAATACCGGGCTTCAAGGTTATAAATCTATTACGGGTAATTTCAAGCAATCTAAAAATAGTATTGTAGTGGGTTGCATTGACCAAAACGAGATAATTATGCCGTTTTCATCGAAAGGCCCAGCTTATGATGGTCGCATAAAACCAGAATTAGTTGCCTTTAGCACACAAGGAACTTCAAATTCTACAGCATTAGCTACAGGAATTATTACGCTTATGAAACAACATTATAAAGCGACAAATAATAACTCTTTGACTAACGTTCTGACAAAAGCAATTTTAATAAATAGTGCTAAAGATTTAGGTAACCCTGGTCCGGATTTCACGTATGGCTATGGTAATATTGATGCAGATAAAAGTCTAAAAACGATTAGTGAAAATCGAATTATATCTGGTAATTTAGTAACTGGTCAGATCAATTCACATACAATTACGGTTCCGGAAAATGCAAAAAATTTAAAGATTACATTAGTATGGAACGATTTGCCTGCTGAAATTAACAGTAATATAAGTTTGGTAAACGATTTAGATATCGAAGTTCTTTCGGCTGACAATACCGCTTTCTTACCTTGGATACTTAATCCTGACGCGCCTGAACAACAAGCTGTAAGAGGAAAAGATAAAATTAATAACATAGAGCAAGTCACTATCGAAAATCCGCCATCTGGATCTTATACGATCAATGTTACGGGTTCATATGTTTCGAATACGTCTCAGGAATACAGTATCGCTTATGAATATGAATTGAAAAATCAATTTGAATGGAATTATCCTGTTATGAATGATAATTTCCCTTATGACGGAAAAACTATTTCCCCTTTAAAATGGAATTCTTCATTTTCTGGTATTTCCGGACAATTGTCTATAAGCTACAATGATGGACAGACTTGGGAAATTATCGCAAATGATATTAATCTGGCTAATGAGCAATTTACTTACACGCCTACAGAACAAAAATTTTCAAAGGCAAAATTAAAAATGACCATTAATAATCAGGATTATATCTCAGATAGTTTTACGATTTCTTACGATCTAAATATCAATACGAGCTTAGTTTGTGATGGCACAACAGAAATTAATTGGGATAAACCTGCCGATTTTTCTTCCTTTAATATTTACCAACTAACAGGAGATTATTTAGAATTTAAAGAACAAACGACAAACAATAATTACACCTATAATGATGGAAAAATTTACACTATTTCTCCAGTATTTAACAATATCGAAGGGATAAAAAGTGAATCAACATTACAGTATGCTCAAAACTCAAATTGTTATTTCGAGTTGGCTTTAGCAGAAGTTTATGAAGAAAACAACGTAAAAATTGACGCCAGTCTTTTTAGCTTGTACAATATCAAAAGAATTGAGTTAGTAAAAATAGTTAATAATGTCGAAAACGTTATTAGCACAATGAATGACATCAACTCAAAAACATTATCTTTTCTAGATGCGACTCCAGTAAAAGGCAGTAATAAATATAAAATAAATATAATTTTAGAAAACAATAATGTAATAAGTTCTCTAATTCTTGATGCTAATTATTTAGGCGATGATTTGTTTTTTGTACATCCGACGTTATTAAAGAAAAATGAAGAATTAAGTATTGAAGCCAAAAAAGAAGAAAATGCTATTTTCTATTTGTACAATATTAATGGACAAAACATTATTACTTCTCCGCTACTTTCTAAAATCAATAACATCAGTCTAAAAAATACTGCCTCAGGAATTTATATCTATAAAATAATCACAAGCTCAGGCGAAATGAAAACAGGTAAAATTGCTGTTTTTTAG
- a CDS encoding isopeptide-forming domain-containing fimbrial protein yields MSVSGGLEKPNGKPINIELNLTSTPMECTSQTIILNIGKLNYIPSSNLISQEILVTPTTTNGETILSITGITNKTDGYSRTITIGAQFAPGTCDYTKQEITASLNFVGCNKPSINASPITVTSKTPNNAIISLSDQTWQQPYCLKKIIRYRLDITNNGNTGFNIINPQVFLELDKCAEIVGIYKYSTYESMNPVITATINTQTAVFNIPDLLLSPNTYYSYYDLYVRYPCLDGINDCTSGSKSISAYIKGKTCGSDISSNISTTTTKIITDSSCGDVTCSTGTGTVEIPTISLSSSLPCPTACNLSIYTQFNLNNHPLNFTSTNLTFIVDIPAGLNATNAYATSACNTAFTVKYINEVGEKQNTPYSGSLTRKVEFTTTCTLTRPNIYFTIMYGYDPYHTPIEDAILSFNYKLTSDETAVNGNASKTVGKCNSSMSGSTQVKKVTATNYDNNYNASGVPGEVFTYRLNITNYGTGADISTTITNILDEKLEYTGNFKYAFGNLIYESLLGNSSVTIPDLGTLNISIPKIGESGTILLKGFNFPCTTKTLYIEFNVRVKDYVTSGTIIPNVFRTNELNLSTSKINIIPFSYVKSKMFVKCSLADEWSDQGINVKNGEEVDFKMQITNAGSNPVIVSELINLKPQLNDQYEFGSNPRNSSLKINYSCDLPKINTSLTASPSVSFKYAQNPVTMDRNMLCPPQNSGNVPNWTSPCSVDTNWFNAAFPKNFTLSPGDFVEVIYKGKVSGNTGVANNSFAFKVVNSKGDCDLFSDSSNLLTITNDGIGIGCKSCALTNPNSIEIKKLFENLLKNIITRLINGETDTQINGTKPNELFLLKPYISNGGGDKIYHFVSVRNAQNKITSIRFSFSENSQNDVSFLEENGLFYDPEVGAVDSSYLKIDTSLFATPSQYFTTCRKLVSENGSTNSGTDCKNRTEVRYIDFCPDKFCVPINGEIKAIVP; encoded by the coding sequence TTGAGTGTTTCAGGTGGTTTAGAAAAACCAAATGGCAAACCAATAAATATAGAATTAAATCTTACGAGTACTCCCATGGAATGTACTAGTCAGACCATAATATTAAACATCGGAAAACTAAATTACATTCCAAGTTCTAATTTGATATCTCAAGAAATACTGGTGACTCCAACAACTACAAACGGAGAAACAATATTATCTATTACTGGTATTACAAATAAAACTGACGGATATAGCAGAACCATAACTATAGGGGCACAATTTGCACCTGGTACCTGCGACTACACCAAACAAGAAATTACTGCTAGTCTTAACTTTGTTGGATGCAATAAACCTTCAATTAATGCATCTCCCATTACTGTAACTTCAAAAACCCCCAATAACGCAATAATTTCATTGTCAGATCAAACTTGGCAACAGCCTTATTGTCTTAAAAAAATTATTAGATACAGATTAGATATAACTAATAATGGAAATACGGGATTTAATATTATCAATCCCCAAGTCTTTTTAGAACTTGACAAATGTGCAGAAATTGTTGGAATATATAAATACAGTACTTATGAATCTATGAATCCTGTTATAACAGCTACAATTAACACACAAACTGCTGTTTTTAATATTCCTGACTTACTATTATCTCCTAATACTTATTATAGCTATTATGATCTTTACGTAAGATATCCCTGCCTTGACGGGATAAATGATTGTACATCTGGATCTAAAAGTATAAGCGCCTATATAAAGGGAAAAACGTGCGGATCTGATATTAGTTCTAACATATCAACTACAACAACTAAAATTATTACAGATAGTTCTTGTGGAGATGTTACTTGTAGTACTGGAACAGGAACTGTAGAAATTCCTACTATCAGTTTATCCTCTAGTTTACCATGCCCAACTGCTTGCAATCTGAGTATATATACACAATTCAATTTAAATAACCATCCTTTAAACTTTACTTCTACTAATCTTACATTTATTGTGGATATTCCTGCTGGATTAAATGCAACTAATGCTTATGCTACTTCGGCATGTAATACTGCTTTTACAGTGAAATACATAAATGAAGTAGGAGAGAAACAGAATACTCCCTATTCTGGTTCCTTAACAAGAAAAGTTGAATTTACAACTACTTGTACTTTAACTAGACCCAATATATATTTTACAATTATGTATGGTTATGATCCTTACCACACCCCTATAGAAGATGCAATACTCTCATTTAATTATAAACTCACCTCAGATGAAACAGCCGTTAATGGTAACGCTTCTAAAACTGTAGGAAAATGTAATTCAAGCATGTCTGGAAGTACTCAAGTAAAAAAAGTTACAGCTACTAATTATGACAACAATTATAACGCTAGTGGTGTACCCGGGGAAGTTTTTACTTATAGACTAAATATTACAAATTATGGAACTGGAGCAGATATAAGCACAACAATTACTAACATACTTGATGAAAAATTAGAATATACTGGAAATTTTAAATATGCTTTTGGCAATCTTATATATGAAAGCTTATTAGGGAATTCTAGTGTTACAATTCCGGATTTAGGAACTTTAAATATAAGTATTCCAAAAATTGGCGAATCAGGCACTATTCTTTTAAAAGGTTTTAATTTTCCATGCACAACTAAAACATTATATATTGAATTTAATGTAAGAGTTAAAGACTATGTTACATCTGGAACAATAATACCAAATGTTTTTAGAACAAACGAACTGAACTTAAGTACCTCTAAAATTAATATAATTCCATTTTCGTATGTTAAAAGTAAAATGTTCGTCAAATGCTCACTGGCTGACGAATGGAGTGATCAAGGTATAAATGTAAAAAATGGAGAAGAGGTCGATTTTAAGATGCAAATTACCAATGCTGGCTCTAATCCTGTTATAGTATCAGAATTAATAAATTTAAAACCTCAACTAAACGATCAATATGAATTTGGTTCAAATCCCAGAAATAGTAGTTTAAAAATCAATTATAGTTGTGATCTCCCTAAGATTAATACTAGCTTAACAGCATCACCATCTGTAAGTTTTAAATATGCACAAAATCCTGTCACTATGGACAGAAATATGCTTTGTCCTCCGCAAAATTCTGGTAATGTTCCAAATTGGACATCTCCTTGCAGTGTTGATACAAATTGGTTTAATGCTGCATTCCCAAAAAACTTTACTTTATCTCCCGGTGATTTCGTAGAGGTCATATATAAAGGTAAAGTTTCCGGAAACACAGGAGTCGCTAATAATAGCTTTGCTTTTAAAGTAGTTAATAGCAAAGGTGATTGTGATCTTTTTTCAGATAGTTCTAATTTATTAACAATAACAAATGACGGAATTGGAATTGGCTGTAAATCGTGTGCTTTGACCAATCCAAATTCGATAGAAATAAAAAAACTTTTTGAGAATTTATTAAAAAACATAATTACACGATTAATAAACGGGGAAACCGATACACAAATTAACGGTACTAAACCCAATGAGCTCTTTCTTCTTAAACCATATATCTCTAATGGTGGAGGCGATAAAATATATCATTTTGTTTCTGTTCGCAATGCTCAAAATAAAATAACAAGCATACGCTTCTCTTTTTCTGAAAATAGTCAAAATGACGTTTCATTTCTTGAAGAAAATGGATTGTTCTATGATCCGGAGGTTGGTGCTGTTGACAGTTCTTATTTAAAAATAGATACTAGTTTATTTGCAACTCCTTCGCAATACTTTACAACATGCCGAAAATTGGTAAGTGAAAACGGAAGCACAAATTCAGGAACAGACTGCAAAAACAGAACCGAAGTAAGATATATTGATTTTTGTCCTGATAAATTCTGTGTCCCAATAAATGGCGAAATCAAAGCAATTGTACCCTAA
- a CDS encoding M57 family metalloprotease, which yields MKKIKSILALSFIALTILSCNKEDQADQSTQASLKVTPEVLNKLRSLSLNATDVQVIKNTKLDGTIEDAFLVEGDIIVTQDQLNKMDLHGGITTEQYHTTNLVSAPRTIKVVGLTGTGTTALSTNMRAGLQAAINRYNNLGLSINFTLTFSSSTTGANIVVRRQTGSAGGVAGFPSGGAPYNSVTLYSGLDTYSTGVNAHVSAHEIGHCIGLRHTDWFSRQSCGQNSNEGTAGVGAIQIPGTPSGYDATSYMRACFGSNETGAFNSNDITALNYLY from the coding sequence ATGAAAAAAATTAAATCAATTTTAGCCCTGTCATTTATAGCGCTAACGATTTTGTCTTGTAACAAAGAAGATCAGGCAGATCAATCAACCCAAGCATCTCTTAAAGTAACTCCAGAAGTGTTAAATAAACTTAGATCACTTTCGCTAAATGCAACAGATGTTCAAGTGATTAAAAACACTAAGTTAGATGGCACCATTGAGGATGCATTCCTTGTAGAAGGGGATATTATCGTTACTCAAGATCAATTAAACAAAATGGATCTTCATGGAGGTATTACTACAGAACAATACCATACTACTAATTTAGTATCTGCTCCAAGAACTATTAAAGTTGTTGGATTAACAGGAACCGGAACAACTGCGCTAAGTACAAATATGCGTGCTGGATTACAAGCGGCAATAAATAGATATAATAATCTAGGATTGTCTATTAACTTTACACTAACTTTTAGTTCAAGTACTACAGGTGCAAACATTGTTGTCCGCAGACAAACTGGATCTGCTGGTGGAGTAGCAGGTTTCCCTTCAGGAGGAGCACCTTATAATTCAGTTACTTTATACTCTGGATTAGATACTTATTCAACAGGTGTAAATGCACACGTATCTGCACACGAAATAGGTCACTGTATTGGTTTACGTCATACAGACTGGTTCAGCCGTCAAAGTTGTGGACAAAATTCAAACGAAGGAACAGCTGGCGTTGGAGCAATTCAAATCCCGGGAACACCTTCTGGATATGATGCAACTTCATATATGAGAGCATGTTTCGGTTCAAATGAGACTGGAGCATTCAATTCTAACGATATTACAGCTCTTAATTATTTATACTAA